A region of the Penicillium psychrofluorescens genome assembly, chromosome: 6 genome:
TATGAAAAAGAACTAGCACGTAAAGAAAAGCAAGTCTCGCCAAAAATACACTGAGACGCTAACCACGCAATCAATGGCTATAAAACAGCCGAAAAATCCCTCTCGCTCACCTTCTATGTCAACAAAAAGTCTTGGATCTGCGCTATAGGGCCCTTCTGGCCGCTATCGACAAAGATATTGTACGTGGTGCCACCGTAGATCACAGTTGGTGCCTTAATGTATTGATTATGTTACGTCGATACCGTTTGCCTTTCAATGTATAGGGTATGTCATTACGTGTCTCGAGTTTGAACTAGAAGAGTTCGCAGAATGATTATCGTGAGAAGTAACACTCGAGGTCTTTTATTAAATTGATGCCATAGGATAAAAGGGATTACTCATAAAATTCTTGCTAGGAGATCCTTTCTTTAATTGAACCGGAAGAAGTAGACAAAGTAGTCTTTCTTCTATCTATCACATTATACTCGAGCAAGGGCTTGCTAGTTAGTATCTTCCTCGTAATATTAGTCctgctcatcttcgtcgtctttACCAGCTATGTTATCAACTCGTACCAGATGTACGTCGCATACGACGTCGTAGTATCCTGCGGTCCGCCTACTCCTGCTCTTCAGTCCCTACTCTTCACGTATTATATGCTCAATGCCCTCGCTTATTGAAGGCGTGGGTATAATACCCACCCCATCTATACCTTTCGTCTTCTGTAAATATGGCGCGGCGATCTAGGTGGGGTCTAAGTTTACGCCGACAGACGTAGCGTCGCGCCCTAATAGGGATAAAGAGAAGGCCGCGAATGGCGGATCGCCAGGCTAGACCTTTAAGAATTAAGATAAATTGGTTAACGAAAAGGTTAAAGGCACGAGCGAATAGTTACTCCGAACGAGTGAACTGTCCTAATAGCGGTACTCATAATTAAAAATGTCATTTCTGTGTTAATTTTAGGAACGTAGCCTAGTACAGATGTGGGTAAACATGATGTGTCAAAAAGCCGTTCAAAATTTAAGATAAGAACTATAGACGACTTCTAACTAATATGGCCAAAAATTGAGAACGAAGTGTAAGAAAAGGAAGGGGTTTGTGACGGCTCCACCCCTTATTGAGAAGTCGGTTAGAACCATTCTGTTTCTGTCTCTTTGTAGCATTCGATCTTTTTTCTAGTCTAGGGCTCTATTAATGAGATAATACTATGTCCTTTGTGTCATGTTGGCTGGGCTCGGATGTAGAAGGGAGACTCTACGCGAGGCGAACGAGGACCTTGTAGGAGCCATTCATATATAAGAGCGGGCTCTAGACTTGTGAAAACGCTAGTGAAATTGTCCGTTTCTGAGTTCTACTATATCTTATTCAGCTAGGGCAGGCACTTCGGAGCGGTACTTTGAGGGGGCACTAGCTGGTGAATGGGAAGGTGGACTCCGGGTTGGCAATAGAGAACATTGCTTGAGGTAGTTTTCTAGGTGGTGTGATGCGTAGATATCGCCAAAAACTATAACAATGGAATTAATCTTTCTTCGCAAGAAACGTGTAGAGGTGAGCACTCACTCTCATGCACGGAGTATTTAAGGGTAGTTTAAATACTCTCAATTTCATCGATTCCATCCCGCCTACGAATTGTGAGCTAAGATGGTGTTCTCGATGACAATTCTTGCTGTGACATGGCTTGTGCCTATTGCACCAGCCGCCCCATCAGGCAATGTCCAGGATGTCGATATCATGATACAGCAGATCAATACTACTTCTGAGATAGACATTGTGGTCGTGGGCAAGAAAACCTCTCAAATTTTGGGTTATGCTTGCTCGAATACCCTCAAATCAGGTGAATTCACTGACCTGCCTATCACCGCCACTCTAGACAAGAGTGGTGCTGGCAACCTTGCCGTTGGCGATAAGACGTATGTCAAACAACCTCGCGAgaattgttttttttttgaacTTGAAGTTATTCATTCAGGCATCAAGGGCTTTGCCCTAACGTATTTCAACCGCGAACTACGCACCCGAAAGCATCAGTAAATGCGATGAATTTCAGCTCGATCTTTCAAAAAACCCAAGTCAATTCATGTAACTACTACTAGGATACGATAGCAAGTATAGTAAATAGTTTAAGCTAATTGGAATCTAAAATAAGTATTTGTGTAGTCTATTGTGTCAAATATAGCACGTACGATCTCCCAAAATGGAGGTAATCATCACTAAAGAATGGATCTATAAATAGAACCAATCTAGGAATGCCTAGCAACTTAATGGCGAAAATAACTAATAATCAACTACATACTATAAAATAAGAAATACGGTGAGGGTCGATCCTTAACAGATTGCTATCTAATTGTAGTACAAACAAAGTGTGTGTGTAAAACGTTATATGATTAACTACTACAGTGACTATTAGTACAAAAGCGCTAGCCTTTTATAGGCTATAGTAATATCCGACGAGGGGGCCCCACCTCGTTCCTATGTCTGAAACGCATCCGCACCGGAAGTAATTGCAGTCAGGTCAGTCACGAAGAGAATGTCAGTCAGCCCCTGGGCCCCACCCTGTTTGCGCCCAAAATGGTGTGAATATAGGTTAGATTTCAGACGAGGGTGAGCTGACTGACGTTCTGAATCATGGCAGGGTGACTAAGTTCACAGATGCGTagaaagggaagaaatcGGAAGAAATCGCGCAAAAGAGACAAGCCCAGAACATTCGCAGGGTAAAGCGCATTAGGCGCCAAAAAAACCACCTAAGCAGAGCTGCACAAGGCCCCCTAATCTCTAGGGTCTCAGTCGCCGATATAGGACATGACACACTATAGAACGTCGAAAACACTTAGAAGACCAAAATAGGAACAGCACAGAAAGTGTTGGGGAAAGGGGACTTTCACATGCAAATGGACTGACAGTGGGGCGGATCCACAATCGGAGAAAGATCAAGTTGACACTCTTCTTTGCCAGTGACTTCTTAACTGCATGTAAGGGTGATTTCCTGGAGTCTTGTCAGAGTCATGACTATATGTATCTGATAGGAGAAGTGTCTGTCACTCGGGAACTATGCATGGCAGCGAAGGAGGGGGAAGAAATATTGGCGGATGAGGGGTCGATTGGCCCCGATAAGGCAGTCGGACTCCATGAGGTTCCAAAGCCCCCTCTTACTGGACGGCATGGAGTTTAGTTCGATGTTTAGTCTCCATCAGAGCTTGTTCTCGAACAAAATGGTGGGATGGGAATCAAGAAATGTGGCGTGTGGGCCATTTTCCTGTTTACCATTTCTCCCATCGCGTCATCTCTTGCTGCAATAGCATCACTCAAGAATTTCACGCTCAGATTTTCCATTGCGGCTGTACGTGTCGAAACCGCACAGTCCTAGACCCGTTGATCTAGCTATTCAAATCCCGAGTCCGACCTTGCTTTCTCTCGGTCGGGAAGCTCGACAACATGCCCATAATCGATACCGGGGTGGATCTGCCGTCGCTGTTCAAAAAGCAGGTCCTGGCAACTCCCAACGCCGTTGCCTTGGAGGACGAGAAAGCTGCATACACCTATGCGGAGCTCGACCAGGAAGTCGAAGCTCTTGCCGCTCGCCTGCGCCTCCGTGGGGTTGGTCGGGACACGCTGGTTGGAGTGCTCCTGCCTCGTAGCGCGCACTACGTGATTGCGTGCCTGGCTGCTCTTCGAGCCGGAGGTGCattcttggtcttggagctTGCATATCCTCCGGGACTTCTCGCGGATGTCATTGATGATGCAAAGCCCGCCGTCGTGATCACTAACCTTTCTGAGGCCAACAAGGTGAAAGCCGAGTACCCAACCATTGCTCTGGACGATTCGACCCCGGATGAGGATCAGAATACTACAGAACCGCCCCCGTTACCCGCGGAGAATGACTTAGATCGCCTGGCGTTTGTCTCCTACTCCTCTGGCACAACCGGCAAGCCTAAGGGGATCGCCAACCCCCAGAGAGCCCCCATACTTTCATATGACCTACGTTTTGCGGTACAAAATTTGCAGCCCGGAGATCGGGTGGCATGCAATGTATTTTTCATTTGGGAAATGCTGCGTCCGCTGTTCAGAGGAGCCACGGTAATTTGCGTTCCCGATGAAGTAAGCTACGATCCCGCGGCACTGGTCGACCTGCTCGAAGCCAAAAAGGTTACCGAAACTCTCATGACACCTACTTTACTGGCCACCGTTCTCTCACGCTACCCATGGATTGCCACCCGTCTGCCTGATTTACGAACCCTTTGGCTCAATGGCGAGGTTGTGACCACCGATCTCGCCCGTCGAGGAATAGGAACTTTGCCCAACACCCGCTTCCTCAACTGCTACAGTGCCTGCGAGACTCACGAGATCGCATGCGGCGATATCCGTGACCTGATCGACACAGATTCACATTATTGTGCAGTTGGTGCACCTCTCGTTCCGACGTACATTCTCAACgagaatgaagaggaagtgGAAGCGGGTACTGCGGGTGAGCTATTTGTTGGAGGAGACCTATTGGCTCGGGGGTACCTCAACCTCCCAGAAACAACTGCCAAGGCCTTCATTCCGAACAGGTTTGATACCAAGCCTGATAGTTTGATATACAGAACCGGGGATTTGGCACGCAAGCTGCCGGGGGGACATCTGGAAATTACTGGCCGAGTCGGTGCCATGATCAAGATTCGTGGATACTCAGTTGTCCCAGCCAAGGTGGAGAGTGAAATCTGCAAGCACTTAGCTGTCAGCCATTGTGCCGTCACCGCCCACGGCGATGGCCTCGACTGTCAATTGTGCGCTTACGTCGTcgccgagaaggatgccTCTGACTCCCGCCCGCTGGTTGAGGTCGACGAATCCGGACACAGCCCGTCCACTCGTCGCATTCTCGAGCCCCATCTCGCCCATTACATGATTCCATCTCTGTGGGTTGTGATGAAGGATTTGCCCACCCACGAGGTCTCTGGCAAGGTCGATCTCAAAAGTCTTACTCCGCCGCGTACCCCTAGCCCCAACAGGACTGAGCGTGTGACGAAGACGGACCCAATTGGTATTGAAGATATTGCGACCATCTGGGCCAATGTCCTGAAGACTACGAAGTCTAGCTTGAAGCCTGAGGATAATTTCTTCGACCTTGGCGGACATTCGTTGTCGCTGGCAGACCTCGCTGGCCGATTGTCTCGTCATTTCGGTTTCCGTGTTCCAATTCCACGACTCGCACAGAACGTGACACTCTCCGGTCAGCTGGACACTGTGCGTGCGGTCAGAGATGGCCACACTGCCGCGGTACAAGCGGATCTTCCTGCTGTTTTGCTCGCCGATTCCACGCTTGATGACGAGATCAAACCTCCTTCAAATGCCACACTCAAGTCTATCGCCACGGCCGATACCGTGCTGTTGACCGGTGTGACAGGATTCCTAGGTGCTTTCTTACTCAATGACTTGCTGGAAAATACCTCGGCGAAGATCATCTGTATGGTCCGGTTCAAGGatcccgaggatgatgaccAGGCCGGAGGTGTGGCTCGTATTCGCCGCAAccttctcgaccttggccTCTGGCGCGACTCAGTCATGGAGCGTGTCGAGGTCCTTCCCGGCAATCTCTCAAGACCTCACTTCGGTTTGGCGCCTGAAGCATACGATGATCTTGCCGGTCGAGTCCAAGTTATCGTCCATGCTGCAGCCACCGTCAACCTTGTATATCCCTACGCGGCGCTGCGAGCTGCCAACGTTGGCGGAACTCGAGAAGTTCTTCGCCTTGCATCTAAGGGCGGTGCAACCGTCCAATACGTTTCCACGAACGGTGTCTTGCCTCCTTCTGGAGATAAGGGCTGGCCTGAGAGCACCATGCTCGATGTCGAGGACGTCCCCACAAAGCTGCTGGATGGCTACGGTCAAACCAAGTGGGTTGCTGAGCAGCTCGTCCTCAAGGCCGGTGACCTCGGATTGCCCGTGAAGATTCACCGTTGCGGTACCATTAGTGGTCACAGTCTTACCGGCTCAGCCAACGCATGGGATCTGCTGACCGCTTTGATCGTCGAGTCAATCAGACTTGGCTATGCGCCGGATGTCGAAGGCTGGAGGGCGGAGATGACTCCCGTCGACTTTGTGAGCAAGAGTATCGTTCACCTTGCCACGCAGACCCAGGCAGACCAAACAATCTTCCACCTGGGAGACCCCGATCCGGTTAATATTCGATCTGTCTTTGAGAACCTAAACAGTCTTGGTTATCCTACTGAACTACTCCCGTGGGAGGAGTGGGTGCATTTGTGGACTGAGAGACGTGGTTCGGCCAAAGGCGGAGATGGTTCGTTCACCGTCGACATTCTTCGCAGTGGCATGCCAACTGTGGAGTTCTTGCGCGGGATTGTTATTCTTGACAACTCCCTGACTAGACCTTTCCGATCGGCGGTCGAGCGCCCCAAGGTTGATACCCTGCTGCTCGAGACATACACTCGACACTGGTTTGCTCGAGGGTGGCTCCATCGAGCACCTACCCGCCAAGAAGCTCTGGCTCCTAAGCCCACCGTCCGAGGACCCCTCAGTGGAAAGATCGCCGTCGTGACTGGTGCCTCATCGGGCATTGGTgctgccgtcgctgctgcaCTGGCAAAGGCAGGTTGTGCTGTTGCCCTTGGTGCTCGCCGCCTAGATGCTTTAAAATCCGTCAAGCGCCAGGTGGATGTCCATGGTGTCAAGTGCGTCGTGCGATCCACCGATGTCACTAGCAAGATACAGACCGAAGAGCTCGTCAAGGCAGCCAGCGACGAGCTCGGACCTGTAGATATCCTTGTCTCATGCGCAGGCGTCATGTACTTCGAAATGATGAAGAACACCAATTTTGACGAGTGGGAACGCACCGTCGACGTCAACTGCAAGGGTCTCCTTAATGCTCTCGGAACCACTGTGCCCGGCATGCTTGAGCGCGGCCGCGGACACGTCgtggccatctcctccgacgCCGGACGCAAAGTTTTTCCTGGTCTTGGTATCTACTCAGCCAGCAAGTTCTTCGTCGAGGCGACGCTTCAAGCACTGCGTCTCGAAACGGCCGGTGCCGGCTTGCGAGTGACTGCCATCCAACCCGGTAATACGGCCACTCCATTGTTGAATATGTCGACGGATACGGAGGCTGTCAAAAAATTCGGCGAGCCTTCCGGTGCCAAGATCCTTGAGCCTTCTGATGTGGCGAACTCGATTGTTCATGCTCTTTGCCAGCCGGAGTATGTCTCCGTGAATGAGATTCTGGTCGAGCCTCGCGATGAGCCTATCTAATACCCTTGATCTAGTGGTTGGGTATGCCTAGTCAGAGTTGAATATCCTATTGTTGCTCTTAAACTTCGCATCTTCCTGAAATAGATCTCGAGGATTTTCTAATCGTTTGTTTTAACATTAAACGTTTTATTTTTCATTGCAAAGATTCATATATTCTCCGTGCAGCACTTCAAATCCGTTCCACTGCGTGCGACTGAATCGTCCTGCGACGCATCAGACGCAATTCCCTCTCGATCCACTTCCTGGCCATTGGTAATTCTTCACACCTCGGCAGCAAGTATCGAACATCAATATAGCGAAAAGCACACGTCATGACAATGACGTGTGCTTTTCGCTGGCTGCCTTCCGTGTTCTTGAGAGGCTTCAAGGAAAGCGAAAAGTATACATACTTATAGGTGCCTCGAACCGTGGCGCCATACAAAAGAGTAACGAAACTTAAAGATTAGGGATCTATAGACCATCTTGTACCCTTTATGGATAGATAAAAGGGATGCTAAGAGATTAAGAGTTCTTAATTGGTACTGTATTAATGAATTGACAGCGGGCGAACAATTAGAATACACATTAGTTTGATACAATGACCCTTTTGTTGTCGAATTCATCCCCCTCCTTCCCTGACGAAACATCTACCATCCATCTCGCACAGCTTTCACGAGTGATAAATAAACCAGCTCCTGACTCTGTGCTGTCGAAGGTTTTTACGGGTTTCTGACCACTTTCTTTGAGTCCCACCGGTAATGGAAGGGTCCATAGGACTTCATCTCCACAGTTTGCCTCAATCTCATCGTTAACCGCATTATGATCCACATAGGATTTGGACACATTGCTATAGTTTATCATGAAACGAATAAGGTAAGGAGTGACTGAGTAGCTTTCGCCACTACCAAGGGCGTTCATCACAACCAAGCGGGGCCTGCGTCCTTCTAGCTGCTGCTTCTGTGCGCGCAGAGCACGAGTAGCATTG
Encoded here:
- a CDS encoding uncharacterized protein (ID:PFLUO_008514-T1.cds;~source:funannotate); this translates as MPIIDTGVDLPSLFKKQVLATPNAVALEDEKAAYTYAELDQEVEALAARLRLRGVGRDTLVGVLLPRSAHYVIACLAALRAGGAFLVLELAYPPGLLADVIDDAKPAVVITNLSEANKVKAEYPTIALDDSTPDEDQNTTEPPPLPAENDLDRLAFVSYSSGTTGKPKGIANPQRAPILSYDLRFAVQNLQPGDRVACNVFFIWEMLRPLFRGATVICVPDEVSYDPAALVDLLEAKKVTETLMTPTLLATVLSRYPWIATRLPDLRTLWLNGEVVTTDLARRGIGTLPNTRFLNCYSACETHEIACGDIRDLIDTDSHYCAVGAPLVPTYILNENEEEVEAGTAGELFVGGDLLARGYLNLPETTAKAFIPNRFDTKPDSLIYRTGDLARKLPGGHLEITGRVGAMIKIRGYSVVPAKVESEICKHLAVSHCAVTAHGDGLDCQLCAYVVAEKDASDSRPLVEVDESGHSPSTRRILEPHLAHYMIPSLWVVMKDLPTHEVSGKVDLKSLTPPRTPSPNRTERVTKTDPIGIEDIATIWANVLKTTKSSLKPEDNFFDLGGHSLSLADLAGRLSRHFGFRVPIPRLAQNVTLSGQLDTVRAVRDGHTAAVQADLPAVLLADSTLDDEIKPPSNATLKSIATADTVLLTGVTGFLGAFLLNDLLENTSAKIICMVRFKDPEDDDQAGGVARIRRNLLDLGLWRDSVMERVEVLPGNLSRPHFGLAPEAYDDLAGRVQVIVHAAATVNLVYPYAALRAANVGGTREVLRLASKGGATVQYVSTNGVLPPSGDKGWPESTMLDVEDVPTKLLDGYGQTKWVAEQLVLKAGDLGLPVKIHRCGTISGHSLTGSANAWDLLTALIVESIRLGYAPDVEGWRAEMTPVDFVSKSIVHLATQTQADQTIFHLGDPDPVNIRSVFENLNSLGYPTELLPWEEWVHLWTERRGSAKGGDGSFTVDILRSGMPTVEFLRGIVILDNSLTRPFRSAVERPKVDTLLLETYTRHWFARGWLHRAPTRQEALAPKPTVRGPLSGKIAVVTGASSGIGAAVAAALAKAGCAVALGARRLDALKSVKRQVDVHGVKCVVRSTDVTSKIQTEELVKAASDELGPVDILVSCAGVMYFEMMKNTNFDEWERTVDVNCKGLLNALGTTVPGMLERGRGHVVAISSDAGRKVFPGLGIYSASKFFVEATLQALRLETAGAGLRVTAIQPGNTATPLLNMSTDTEAVKKFGEPSGAKILEPSDVANSIVHALCQPEYVSVNEILVEPRDEPI
- a CDS encoding uncharacterized protein (ID:PFLUO_008515-T1.cds;~source:funannotate); this translates as MHLFILGATGRTGVYGYKYALEQGFSVTILVRKTHGIEPHARLTIVEGSCLSDEDMQRAFKAAGTTVDAVLVFLNAQRVGQNPWGKFIGPPRLIADSTSNATRALRAQKQQLEGRRPRLVVMNALGSGESYSVTPYLIRFMINYSNVSKSYVDHNAVNDEIEANCGDEVLWTLPLPVGLKESGQKPVKTFDSTESGAGLFITRESCARWMVDVSSGKEGDEFDNKRVIVSN